From one Dermatophagoides farinae isolate YC_2012a chromosome 5, ASM2471394v1, whole genome shotgun sequence genomic stretch:
- the LOC124499897 gene encoding PI-PLC X domain-containing protein 3, with the protein MVKVFQYNKSSTYPFNADWMSKLSDKKKRQPITELIIPGSHDSGAYKLFTELGIAIDRPELNTFWINHFSFITFPIINRYSQTQNQNVFEQLKSGIRYLDLRISLNPLDDEFYITHNFYGPPLLIILFQIRRFIKNYPSESIIIDIQHVYNVDSENKFNRLMDLFRTIFLDQMFLHSKKTGESCIPSIHDMVNNRRPIMMIYRGDYHSNELPDFFWPKTAIYSPWPDTRSPLLLQKFIDKILATSIDHSRLFVIQTVLTPNNRFVMKNFWSSLRRLSEPIGEIITKLFAKFHSSDDDDDYDDEDEDDVQHEKMNKINIVMYDYIDRQTNNGQFLIDQIIAANFNETTINHHDEFNLTKKEQ; encoded by the exons ATGgtaaaagtttttcaatACAACAAATCTTCCACTTATCCATTCAATGCTGATTGGATGTCAAAATTGAGTGATAAAAAGAAACGGCAACCAATTACAGAGCTAATTATACCTG GTTCACATGATTCCGGTGCATATAAATTGTTTACCGAACTAGGCATTGCAATCGACCGTCCTGAATTGAATACATTTTGGATTAAtcacttttcattcatcacatTCCCGATTATTAATCGTtattcacaaacacaaaatcaaaatgtatttgaacaattgaaatcCGGTATAAGATATTTGGATCTACGTATCAGTTTGAATCCACTGGATGATGAATTCTATATTACACATAATTTCTATGGTCCaccattattgattattctgTTTCAAATACGACgttttattaaaaattatccatctgaatcaatcataattGATATACAACATGTATACAATGTTGAttctgaaaataaatttaatcgGCTTATGGATTTGTTTCGAACAATTTTTCTCgatcaaatgtttttacATTCAAAGAAAACCGGTGAATCGTGTATACCATCCATACACGATATGGTCAATAATCGACGgccaattatgatgatttatcgtggtgattatcattcgaatgaattgccggattttttttggccaaaaacTGCCATTTATAGTCCATGGCCAGATACACGATCTCCATTATTGCTTCAGAAATTTATCGACAAAATTCTAGCCACATCAATCGATCATAgtcgtttgtttgtcataCAAACAGTGTTGACACCGAATAATCgatttgtaatgaaaaatttttggagTAGCTTACGTCGTTTATCTGAACCAATTGGTGAAATTATTACGAAATTATTTGCGAAATTCCACtctagtgatgatgatgatgattatgatgatgaagatgaagatgatgttcAACATGaaaagatgaacaaaatcaatattgttatgtatgattatattgatcgtcaaacaaataatggaCAATTTcttattgatcaaattattgCAGCTAATTTTAACGAAACTActattaatcatcatgacgAATTTAATTTGACGAAAAAAGAACAATAA
- the LOC142597531 gene encoding uncharacterized protein LOC142597531 gives MNDSTATTKEVGDNRIINDDGCKKLPSSSSTTTISAAAAASSTASAAAKISTTTTTIRDVNNDHDNDNNMMNPIMMINRNKNRLKDNNRNQRKTIKMLEQVEKSSKLIMFEQQNRRLETEIDEMKELIFSMKHSINILEKIRRTSREYIQYMRLLFFACVKNNSNEINKLHKIIAEIDHDLDNWDQKYESITLFQTNSGNDEKIRSLFTLGSSVGGNSSSSSSSINSKQQRPKQSINLKRRKLNNFNINIHSDERLNMKRNSMKNIINEQAQNFKQQQTRLPSTSNTMINDKFWLNDLNQKFRTKSSKMMMMPEDDDYDYDDDDDDDDDDDDNNDNVNVNGISGTGNYGYDENIDDNDNDDHGDGDVYRDRDDLIISTGVNDCSYGNQSISLPNDNVIDLNMSNETNNMIIPTELCEVSMDTASNNNESSSIGLNFLNSGMEMATDLYESKNDNNNMMMMKKDGSKQSATIQTVIETFYKKINKKNLQRRQQLMSTSNINMNMNDMLFSSTKSLNKATIDTAAQNLANRMNHTARRETLTPIQMQQQQQQQMTGTSSCIVTANNDIPQTDSINQSKSNVNAHQSSSSISNNNNVNNKSYNDYDNRSSLGGAHRTRNLRNLPGNGSQSSMVSTSVNNKQQQQSIYCSSSSTSSSSSSSSSSVHNQIVPVPTNATTNRNSIHSGRNNNINNQQNTNDHQQSNSLQQNFMQQPANKPLLYCDYNGCKFQTNIRQRLVMHKRVHLGEILYHCDVEGCGYFSNYKGNIKIHKKHRHRSTSSTYTGSTTTTTATTISSSSPSITNRATTRSISALANEAQSQQNQTMNATNTQQQSTSSSYMDDVVDNGNNDNTCDLIMDSDPIVPKRRGRKRKQRIYSNDSFQRQQQQQQQQQQQQQQQQQLQQQHFASGSYSNMNDDNSNGNISMDDSITAEFDYGMDDVSLFVNDQFGTGSVGNSLIDNNMIESSFDKNQSNEYECNVDNCNYKTRWRQCIIGHQYLHAGIKPFCCDYPGCKFRSSLRTNVDVHKQSRHRDFYLTQQQRLRQRQQQQQQQQQQHQLQPQQQQQMSTKLYRCRYRDCQFSTPWFQSRNNHESRVHQRNPNYDNNLKLLMKNQINNRQNNGIVQPDDDDDDDDDEDDEYYNDDYDPDYDEIDDEVLNQFNGGTIMNEHIDNNNNNNNDDNNANIDGNGNDENVEDDDDDDDDENPVLIIDCQQNQQLNDDNINVIKSESSSSLIINQKNDIHNNNSHNNNIDDDDDDVRNNKIVTDNDKNVD, from the coding sequence atgaatgattcgaCAGCCACAACGAAAGAAGTTGGTGATAATcgtatcatcaatgatgatggatgtaaaaaattaccatcatcatcatcaacaacaacaatatcagcagcagcagcagcatcatcaacagcatcagcagcagcaaaaatatcaacaacaacaacaacaatacgtGATGTcaacaatgatcatgataatgataataatatgatgaatccaattatgatgataaatcgtAATAAGAATAGATTAaaagataataatagaaatcAACGGAAAACGATAAAAATGTTGGAACAAGTAGAAAAATCATCCAAACTAATAAtgtttgaacaacaaaatcgtCGTTTAGAGactgaaattgatgaaatgaaagaattaatattttcaatgaaacattcgatcaatatattggaaaaaattcgtcGTACATCACGTGAATACATTCAATATATgcgtttattattttttgcatGTGTCAAGAATAATTCCAATGAGATAAACAAATTGCATAAAATTATTGCCgaaattgatcatgatcTAGATAATTGGGAtcaaaaatatgaatcaatcacATTGTTTCAGACTAATAgtggtaatgatgaaaaaatacgTTCATTATTCACTCTTGGTAGTAGTGTTGGTGGTAatagtagcagcagcagtagtagtataaattcaaaacaacaacgaccaaaacaatcgatcaatttgaaacgaagaaaattgaacaattttaatattaatattcatTCTGATGAAAGATTAaatatgaaaagaaattcaatgaaaaatatcatcaatgaacaagcacaaaattttaaacaacaacaaaccagaTTGCCATCTACCTCAAatacaatgatcaatgataaattttggttgaatgatttgaatcaaaaatttcgtacaaaatcatcaaaaatgatgatgatgccagaagatgatgattatgattatgatgatgacgatgatgatgatgatgatgatgatgataataatgataatgttaatgTTAATGGTATCAGTGGAACTGGTAATTAtggttatgatgaaaatattgatgataatgataatgatgaccacggtgatggtgatgtttaTCGTGATAGAGATGATCTCATTATATCTACAGGTGTCAATGATTGTTCATATggtaatcaatcgatatcattaccaaatgataatgtgatCGATCTCAATATGtctaatgaaacaaacaatatgATAATACCAACAGAACTTTGTGAAGTTTCTATGGATACAgcatccaataataatgaatcatcatcaattggatTAAATTTCTTAAATTCTGGAATGGAAATGGCCACTGATttatatgaatcaaaaaatgataacaacaatatgatgatgatgaaaaaagatgGTTCAAAACAATCGGCAACGATTCAAACAGTGATTGAAACATTCTAtaagaaaattaataaaaaaaatctacaacgacgacaacaattaATGTCAAcatcaaatataaatatgaacATGAACGATATGTTGTTTtcttcaacaaaatcattgaataaagcAACTATTGATACTGCTGCACAAAATCTAGCtaatcgaatgaatcataCAGCTAGACGTGAAACATTGACACCCATTCagatgcaacaacaacaacaacagcaaatgACCGGTACATCATCTTGTATTGTAACAGCCAATAATGACATACCACAAACAGAttctatcaatcaatcgaaatcaAACGTTAATGCTCAtcaatcttcatcatcaatcagcaataataataatgtcaatAACAAATCatacaatgattatgataatcgTTCAAGTTTAGGTGGTGCTCATCGTACAAGAAATTTGCGAAATTTACCAGGAAACGGGAgccaatcatcaatggtttCAACATCTGTCAATAataagcaacaacaacaatcaatatattgttcatcatcatcaacatcatcatcatcatcatcatcatcatctagtgTACATAACCAGATTGTACCAGTTCCAACAAATGCAACTACCAATCGGAACAGTATTCATAGTGgacgaaataataatattaataatcaacaaaataccaatgatcatcaacaatcaaattcattacaacaaaattttatgCAACAACCAGCTAATaaaccattattatattgtgaTTATAATGGTTGCAAATTTCAGACCAATATTCGACAACGTTTAGTTATGCATAAACGTGTTCATCTAGGTGAAATACTTTATCATTGTGATGTTGAAGGTTGTGgatatttttccaattataAAGGCAACattaaaattcataaaaaacaTCGACATCGTTCAACAAGTTCGACCTATACAGgatcgacaacaacgacaacggcaacaacaatttcgtcttcatcaccatcaataaCGAATCGTGCAACAACCAGATCAATATCGGCATTAGCAAATGAAGCACAatcacaacaaaatcaaacaatgaatgCAACAAATACACAgcaacaatcaacatcatcctCGTATatggatgatgttgttgataatggtaataatgataatacatGCGATTTAATTATGGATAGTGATCCAATTGTACCAAAACGCCGTGGTCGTAAACGTAAACAacgaatttattcaaatgattcatttcaacgacaacaacaacaacaacaacaacagcagcagcagcagcagcaacaacaacaactacaacaacaacattttgcATCAGGCAGCTATTCCaacatgaatgatgataatagtaaTGGTAATATTAGTATGGATGATTCAATTACAGCTGAATTTGATTATGGTATGGATgatgtttcattatttgttaaTGATCAATTTGGTACCGGTTCAGTTGGTAATAGtttaatcgataataatatgattgaatcatcatttgataaaaatcaatctaatgaatatgaatgtaATGTAGATAATTGTAATTACAAGACACGTTGGCGTCAATGTATTATTGGACATCAATATCTACATGCTGGTATTAAACCATTCTGTTGTGATTATCCTGGTTGTAAATTTCGATCAAGTTTACGTACAAATGTTGATGTACATAAACAATCACGTCATCGAGATTTTTATctaacacaacaacaaagattacgacaacggcaacaacaacaacaacaacaacagcaacagcatcAGCTACAaccgcaacaacaacaacaaatgtcaaCAAAATTATATAGATGTCGATATCGTGATTGTCAATTTTCAACACCTTGGTTTCAATCTCGTAATAATCATGAATCACGTGTACATCAACGGAATCcaaattatgataataatttgaaactattaatgaaaaatcagATTAATAATCGACAGAATAATGGTATCGTACaaccggatgatgatgatgatgacgatgatgatgaagatgatgaatattataatgatgattatgatcctgattatgatgaaattgatgacgaagttttaaatcaatttaatgGTGGTActataatgaatgaacatatcgataataacaataacaacaataatgatgacaataatgcAAACATTgatggtaatggtaatgatgaaaatgttgaagatgatgatgatgatgatgatgatgaaaatccagttttaattattgattgtcaacaaaatcaacaattaaatgatgataatattaacGTAATTAAaagtgaatcatcatcatcactaataataaatcagaaaaatgatatccataacaacaatagccataataataatattgatgatgatgatgatgatgtcagaaacaataaaattgttactgataatgataagaatgttgattga
- the LOC142597550 gene encoding LOW QUALITY PROTEIN: uncharacterized protein LOC142597550 (The sequence of the model RefSeq protein was modified relative to this genomic sequence to represent the inferred CDS: deleted 1 base in 1 codon), with the protein MNSTPQDLNSLLENLKKFIIFTTNYRRFARNRDPEFSIDDVEKKRQKAREYKQQLEQQMKEKCQKMNRVQQIERVENELLDQKIRLQQAKMREEFDKEHHTESVTKENNDNHHNHRRSLKSPSVQSMKMRRSSSVASLINYLDINNSDNDNNDVDDDNGKQNLIERKTLSSAKLPRLESRMAGSKRCNNRTVSTQTDISLLAALFDQINTNDRNQINQISIQSSSLSAKSVHSPLNHQSDQRTKQQQEQKNPPHHHYHHHHHQRL; encoded by the exons ATGAATTCTACACCACAAGATTTGAATAGTTTATTGGAAAATCTaaagaaattcatcatattta CCACGAATTATCGTCGATTTGCACGAAATAGAGATCCAGAATTTTCGatagatgatgttgaaaagaaaagacaAAAAGCACGTgaatataaacaacaattagAACAAcagatgaaagaaaaatgccaaaaaatgaatcgagttcaacaaattgaacgtgttgaaaatgaattatta gatcaaaaaattcgattacAGCAAGCAAAAATGCGTGAAGAATTCGATAAAGAACATCATACAGAATCAgtaacaaaagaaaataatgataatcatcataatcatcggcGATCATTGAAATCACCATCAGtgcaatcaatgaaaatgcgTCGATCATCTAGTGTGGCAAGTTTAATAAATTATCTAGATATAAATAATtccgataatgataataacgatgttgatgatgataatggtaaacAAAATCTCATCGAAcgaaaaacattatcatcagcaaAATTACCACGTCTTGAAAGTCGAATGGCCGGTTCAAAAAGATGCAATAATCGTACAGTGTCTACACAAACCGATATTAGTTTATTAGCTGCACTTTTCGATCAAATCAATACAAATGatagaaatcaaatcaatcaaatttcgatacaatcatcatcattatcggcTAAAAGTGTTCATTCaccattgaatcatcaatcagATCAACGaactaaacaacaacaagaacagaaaaatcctcctcatcatcattatcatcatcatcatcatcaacgtc TTTGA